The sequence TAAAGGGCGAAAACCAGTCGAAGGCGCCGCCGGTGTAGCGCAGCCCGTCGAAGTGCATGCCCTGCAAGATGCCGCCGAGCAAAAAGCCGTGGGCCAGCACCACGGCCACGCTGCCGATGCCGAACAGCACGGACCAACCGCGTTTGCGTCCGGCCTCGGCCCGGTATTCGAGCCCGATGCCCCGGGCCATGAGCGCGAAAAGAAGCAGCCCGGCCGGCAGATAGAGCGCGGCCAGCACCGTGCCGTAGACCAGCGGGAACGCGCCGAAGAGCACACCGCCGAGCATCACCAGCCAGGTCTGGTTGGCGTGCCACACGCCGTCGATGGTTTCGGTCATGGCGTCCCGCCAGGATTCGTCGTCCGTGTGCAAGCACAAAAAGCCCACCCCGAGGTCGAACCCGTCGGTGAAGACGTAGAGCCACAACAGCAGGGCCAGTATCCAGTACCACACCTCGGCGATGCCCATATGTCCGTCCATCAGCAGCCTCTTTTTCTTGCCTTAGCGCCTTTACTCCGACGTTGCGTCCAGCCGGCCCCACCCCATTCGGGGGGTCCGGGGGGCGCGCCCGCCCCCCGGCGGAGAGGTCCAGGAGAGGCGGCGCCTCTCCTGGCCGCCGGAGGCTCCCCCTACCCTCTCGCGTGGCCGGCGGGGGGCAACTCGTCCATATTCGGGCCTTTTTTGAGCAGCTTGCCCATGAAAAACACGAACAGGGAGAAAAGGATCGTATAGGCGACGATAAAGCCGGCCAGCGACACCCAGACCTCACCGGCGGTCAGGTCCGAATGGCCCTCGGCCCGGCGGATCAGCCCGTAGGCCAGCCAGGGCTGGCGTCCCACCTCGCGGGTGATCCAGCCCATGACCACGGACACGTAGGCTCCGCCGGCCATGGCCGCCCAGGCCAGATACAGCCATTTGCGCCCCGGGGCGGCCTCCGGGGTGAGCCGGCCGTTCTTCCATTCCCAAAACGTCCAGAGCATGACGCCCACCATCATGAAGCCGATGCCGACCATGAGCCGGAAGGAATAAAACGGCAGCACGATGGGCGGCCGGTCCTCCTTGGGGAAATCCTTGAGCCCGGGCACGATGCCGGTCGGCGAATGGGTGATGAGCAGGCTCAGGCCGTAGGGAATCTCGATCTGGAAATAATTGCGCTCGTGTTCCGGGTCCGGCCAGGCGAGCATGTTCCAGGGCGCGCCGGTGCCGGGCTTGTTGGTGTTCCAATGGGCTTCGATGGCCGCCACCTTGGCCGGCTGGAGCCGACCGATCTCCTGGCCGTTGGCGTCGCCGACAAGGGCCTGCAGCGGCGTGACGACCAAGGCGGCGACGGCGGCGATCTTAAAGGACTTGAGGTAGAATTTCGTGTGCCGCCCCAGCAGGATGTTGATGCCCGAGACCGCGCCGATGACGAACAGGCTCACCTCCAGGCAGGCCAAGTACATATGGGTGAAGGCCAGGGGCAGATCGGGCGAGAAGATGGCGGCGAGGTAGTCGTCCACCACGAAAATGCCGTTTGCGACGTGCCCGCCGGAAGGCGTCTGCATCCAGGAGTTGGCGACCAGGATCCAGAAGGCGGAGAGCGAAGCGCCGAAGGCCACCAGGATGGTGGCGGTGAAATGCATTTTCGGCCCCACCCGCTTCCAGCCGAAGAGCATGATGTAAAGAAAGGCGGACTCGAGCATGAAGGCCATGGTGCCCTCGAAGCCGAGCACCTGGCCGAAGAAGTTGCCCACCGTGGCGGAAAACGGTCCCCAGTTGGTGCCGAACTGGAATTCCAGCGGGATGCCCGAAACCACGCCCACGGCGAAATTGACCGCGAAAAGC comes from Solidesulfovibrio fructosivorans JJ] and encodes:
- a CDS encoding cytochrome ubiquinol oxidase subunit I, translated to MDFLTDPVFLSRLQFALTTAFHITFPTLTIGLGVYLVVVEWLWLRTGDLVYFRQFRFWSRLFAVNFAVGVVSGIPLEFQFGTNWGPFSATVGNFFGQVLGFEGTMAFMLESAFLYIMLFGWKRVGPKMHFTATILVAFGASLSAFWILVANSWMQTPSGGHVANGIFVVDDYLAAIFSPDLPLAFTHMYLACLEVSLFVIGAVSGINILLGRHTKFYLKSFKIAAVAALVVTPLQALVGDANGQEIGRLQPAKVAAIEAHWNTNKPGTGAPWNMLAWPDPEHERNYFQIEIPYGLSLLITHSPTGIVPGLKDFPKEDRPPIVLPFYSFRLMVGIGFMMVGVMLWTFWEWKNGRLTPEAAPGRKWLYLAWAAMAGGAYVSVVMGWITREVGRQPWLAYGLIRRAEGHSDLTAGEVWVSLAGFIVAYTILFSLFVFFMGKLLKKGPNMDELPPAGHARG